The following is a genomic window from Phaseolus vulgaris cultivar G19833 chromosome 6, P. vulgaris v2.0, whole genome shotgun sequence.
TAAAGAACCTTTCTGAACACTTGTTTTTTTGATGAAATACAATGGTGTTTGTGTGATGGAACGCAGTGGTGTTTGATCGATATAAAACCCCATTTAGTGTGTGAGAAGGTTTCTCGTTGTCGTAATCTAAGAGAATTAGATTTGTGGCTCACAAATGCCTTTATATAACTTGTCTGGTACTTTACTAAGCAAACTTGTTTAAAAGGAACCCTATGCTTGCATATTGTTTGACCCACCTCTATTATTTTTTCACACCTTAGCTTTTCTCTCCTTTTCATCTCTAACTAATCAATGAAATTGCACTATGTGTTGATTCCAAAACATCTCCTTGAACAGAGACATCAAGGCATTAGGGCCATTTTTTGGGGTTTAAAAAATGATGATAAAAGACACGATAACAAAGACTTTATTTAGAACTTGATAATTTGATGATTCCTATTCAGAAAACTTGTATTTGACTTTTCTTGGTATTTACCTGAATGTTTTGTCCAAGACACCTATCACCTTTTGTTGTTACTTTAAGAATAttattttgagtattttttattatttagctTACATTAGTTATCCCACTATCTCGCTATAGTGTTTGTGGAGTTGATTGCTTAGCTTTGCTGTCCGGAtttaaaacattggttgctgtCTTATATCTTGTAATTATCTTGTAATCCTACCATGTggatataaattttttactgTCGATGTTTTAGCAGGCACATACAAATTCTTTGCCCAATGCTCTGCTGGCTTCAACAGTTCAAACAGCAAGAGAAGATATCCCATACTTACCTTTCCCTGCAACACAATCAATGCCTACAAAATATAGTAGTATTGCTTCTTCAATTGGTGGTTCCAGCATAACCATGTCAGAGGTGAACTTCTGCTCTTAATATTATATCGAAGTACTTCGGtagtatttcattttttttaatttaatttttagtaaGCTGTATCACAAATATCACCCTGGCTATTACGTTAGTAGTTATAGATTACAATTACATACCAACTGTAGAATTGACTACTTTGTGCATTAGTTAGAACTGGCTTACATCCGCAGTTACTCAACTCAAATAAGTGGATGGTGTTAGTATTCCAGTACTGCTGGTCAAATCTATTTGTTTCACATTAAGAGAAATGTTCTCAGAGCTGGTCCTGGGTTTATTCTggatttaattatttgttaatgATTACGTTTGCAGGTTTAATTGTTGCACCTCtcttttgaagttttcttaGAATAGGAGGATAAAAAAAGGGAATTCAGTTATTTGATACTCTCTTGTCAATGTGCAGGCTCTAAGAGCTAGCGGCATCTCAACACCTCAACCTAATGCGCAAAACCTGTCTGGTGCAAGTGTTGCTACTGGACCTGCACTTCCTCAGCACCTTCCTGTGCATCCCTACTCCCAACCTACTCTTCCTCTGGGACACTTCGCCAATATGATTAGCTATCCATTCTTGCCTCAGAGCTATACATATATGCCATCAGCTTTTCAGCAGACTTTTCCTGGAAACAGCACATATCACCAATCTCTGGCAGCGATGCTTCCACAGTATAAAAACAATGTTTCTGCCAGCAGTTTGCCCCAGTCTGCTGCTATTCCACCTGGATACGGCTTTGGCAGTTCAACAAGCATTCCTGGAGGAAATTTTTCTCTGAGTCCGCCTGCTGCTCCCACTGGGACAACCATTGGATACGAGGATTTGATAAACTCCCAATTTAAGGACAGCAATCATATGATTTCACTACAGCAGGTACAaaaatctatattttaaaattatttgcaTTTAAGTTTAACTGTTTTTATATTTCCTGTTATGATTCTTCTCTACAAGTTTTGTCAATTTTGTTATGTTTCAGTGTAAAATTATATGTTGAACTTTTATTTATGCTTTGATAACAACTACGATCCTTTTGAAGGCTAATATGCAACTCTGAATTGCgttttttaacaatttaaagAAATATGAAATGGATCCTTGTTTACTTGTTTCTATGTTGTTTATATACGTTAAGCTGAAATGggtttattttgtgttttctgTTAGAACGATAATTCTCCCATGTGGGTTCAGGGACCCGGCCCTCGAACAATGTCTGCAGTTCCTCCCAGCAACTATTATAGCATGCAGGGACAGAGTCAACAACAGGCAGGTGGATTTCGGCAAAGGCAGCAGCAACAACAGCAACAGCAACAACCTTCACAACATTTTGGATCCCTTGGGTATCCTAATTTCTACCAATCTCAGAGTGGCATTTCGCTGGAACATCAGCCACAAAATCCTCGGGAAGCCTCCTTGGGTGGTCCGCAAAGCCAACCATCCAAGCAGTCCCAACAACAACTATGGCAAAACAGCTACTAATCCTAGTCACCTCCCGGTTTTTCAGGGTATTGATGTTTTGGAAGTGGCTAATCAGAGGCATTAACGGTCTAGTAACTTAATGTATCATTGTTTGGTCTCTAGAGACCATGAGCCCATTGCCACGAGGTTGTATTCTACATAATTATGTTCCTCTTGTTTAACGTAGGTACTAAGTGTGCTAATTTGGTTTACTCGatacattttttgtttttgttttaatattgtCATCTGATTATAGTGGAAATCACTTTTGGATAGTTTTCTCACCTGTTAACTTTTTGCGTTCACTGCTGTAACTGAATGAAGTTAAGTTGGGGGTTCCAGTTGCCTCGGCTGCAGAGGATTATGACAATCTTTCCAACTTGAACATCATTCATAACTCCGTCGTAGATTTACCGATTTCATCACAACTGGCTTCATTCATAAAGTTTTGTAagtatttatagattttttttatttgtaagtttaaaatgtttttttaaagagGCAATAAGAAagtgattttataaattatttacccttatattttttaactttgttttCCCTTCTACTGCAAGCTTAAGTTTCGGAGGTTATATAGGCCTCCCGTATAGTTTTATGTCAAAGCAATGACGTTTTACTAAGATGTTTGTTGTCTTCTGCCTGTACATTTTGtacaataaaaatgaaaagaataggtttaattattcttttactccttgtattaagggtcaaaaataatttatagtctccagtttttaaaatgtttaatgtGGTCTTAActatttctaaaatattcaaTGTGATCTTTTATGTTACATTGCCTTTTGGTGATGAATTGACAAAGATACATATGGTAGTTAATTTGGAACAAGTGTATTGCCGGTGAGTTTCGCCTCACAACCTCGAGAACCCACAAGAGAAAATTAACTGAGTTTAATAAGGGTTCTTCTCTTCACTTCTTCACCTTGTTCATACCAGGATCTGTGAAATCTAATGGCACACAATATACTCAACTTGCTCACAAAAATTTCATCTTTTTCAAGCTGAAAACATCCTTAAATTAGAGATTTTATTACCGACATAGTGATAAAAATTTCACCTTTAACATGGCAACTTGGAAGGtgaaaatgataaattttaaatctaaaagaTACTAGAGGTTTTATTACTAACATAATGATACAAATTTCACCTTCGACATGGCAACTTGGAAGGtgaaaatgataaattttaaaGCTTTATATGAAACCTATTAAGGAAGACAAATCAATGTAGTAAGAAAATTAATGGATTTTTCTTAAGGGAGAAATAATGTATCAACATAGGGTGAAATCCTAGATCTCGGTCATAGttacaaattgaaataaaaaattcaaaattatcgATAGATAATAAAATTGCAATTTAGTAGCATATAAtggtgaaaaattaaatcttgaAGACGGTAAAGAGAAGttaaaaagtgtaaatggtATGCAAATTTCATGTACAAATACAAATGTTCCAAATTAATTATCATGTGTATATGTGTTAACTCATCATCCACTTAACATCATCAAAAGCAGAATCGTAATCTTAATATGAACATCTTCACACCTTCCAATTCTAATACCACCaatggaagaaaagaaaaaacttgaagaagaagagaaactcaaactataagagaaaaagaaaaggttgattaatcaattcatcatttttttttacatgttattttttgtttttcaatttcgtCTGGTCCAAAATTATTTCTATATGTTAAATTTCTATCATTATGAAAAATTATGGAAGTTGAGCAGAGGTGAAAAATGTGGATAAACAGAGGATAAACAAATACGTGTTTTTGCTagtttaatataaaaactttaaaaattaaaattaaaataaattaaaaattagaaattaataaataataataaaattacatattaataattaatttttaaattactttttatttattattttaattatgcattttattataatataaaaatatatattaaatattatacttatattatttatattaaaatataaacttttatatataattaatttttaaaaaaaattcttcacaAATctcttcaaataaaaaaaataaaattgaaagaatGAAAAGGTATTGTTTTTCctgattttcaatatttttttcttatttttccaatttccCTTGAATAGTTTTATCTAcatcttttttttcctttttcgtCCTAGAAACAAACGGAtcttaaaagaaaagaagaagaatagaTGCTTGAACGCGTAAAAACGTAAATTACCAAAGTAAAGTAGTATAATGATtccattattttcttttataatgtGAAACATGTGAGCCCAGTTCTTGCAGCAACTATGACTGGTAGCCAGGAGTGGTACACTTGCGAGTGCtgcatttttctttctttcattattttataattattctttTGGGGATTGATAGACTCCACTCTCCTCTCTCCTCTGTTTCTGGTAATTTCCTTTCATTcttcaaatcaaatcaaatatctCAGTTATTACTTTCATCACTATTTGCAGTTTCTTTTGTTTATCCCATGTTTATGTTAAGCACCATTTCACAGTGCCATACCCTAACTTGTTTCTCCTTTTACACAAGAAAGCATGGAAGATTCATAACTCATTTCTTAGATTTTGATCGTTGCTGAAAGATTTTCTTTCATAATCTCCTACTTTGTTAACTACTGTGACAGAATAGATGATCAGTtatgtatatttaaattaatttcattcaccttttttttctgttatttttAATAAGAATATTTGTACTTCTTTTTTTACAATTCATTTGTAGCATTGATGTGTGATGCGTCACAATCTTGTTGGTTGTCAAATTCTGGTTGGAAATCAGAAGTTTTTCAAACACCACGCCTATTAGTTTTATATATCTAcgaagataaaaagaaaaaaaaaaaaatttaccaaTAACAATTATTACTTACTTACAAATactataacaaaaataaataaataatagaaacatGTTATAAGTGATGGACTCTCAATTATAACTAATAGATCATAAGTAACTTTACTCAAGTAGttataattgaaaatattacataaattatatttaaactcTAAATCCTAAATCATATCTACCatttaataatacataaaaataactAATAGATCATACTTATGGTAACTTTCCTCAAAGATAGTAGTTATAACTGAAATTATTACATAAATTATACTTATGGTAACTTTCCTCAAAATAGTAGTTATAactgaaaatattatataaatcatATCTAATCTCTAAATCCTAAATCATATCTATCatttaataatacataaaaataaaataaaaaataactgatATCAacttataaattagttaaactgaaaatattatataaaattattttttatcaaattatatcTAACTTTCTGTATATTATATTAGAGGGTGATATATTTTCACATTCTCTTCACATTACACtcacaataaaatattaatatttataataaaaaattataaaaatataatttttttttaataaaaatatagacataatataaaatatatagttaaaatattaatatttagtatgATGTAGGgtagaaagagatttaaaaaaacCATTTTCCTATATTAGATTATATCTATCATAATTAATAACTAGTAGTTTCGAAGAGGTGATTTAAAAGCTCTATGCAGGTTCATTAGGAGCTAGAAAAATGAGTGATGCAGAAGTTCAACTATATTCCGCAGGAACAATGAAGAAAGCAGATCATGGTAGAGATCCCAATCATGGAAGTAACTTGTGGACAGATGGGCTTATTTGTGCTTTTGAATATGTTCGAGGACAAAACAGAACAGCTAAATCGAGGTCAAATACCATAGACAGAGTAGAGGTTAATCGGCAACAACATTCAAAGATTTCTGATGGTTTAAAGGAGGCTTCTTCTTTGAGACCGAATGAAAACAAGCTGCCAGATTTTTCATCTGTAAATGTCTCACGGGACGGTTTCTTTGGTGCCTCCGATGATGACAAGGCTGGCCAGTATAGTAAGCATGATGGTGGTCATTGGGTACCCATTGGATGGGCAAGAATTTTTGAACTTGTCCAAACAGTTCAGGTTGATGCTGTATGGTCTTCTCATCAATTTGTGTTTGAGGATTCTGAAGATGATTTTACTGCAGCAGATTTGGCGGCTCCCTACTGGGAGCGTCCAGCTGGGCCTATTTGGTGGTGCAATGTTTCTGCTGGTCATCCCACTGTTGAGGCTTGGCTCAACAATGCACAATGGCTACATCCTGCTGTTAGTCTAGCTTTGAGAGACGAAAGTAGACTTATAAGTGACCGGATGAAACACCTTTTCTATGAGGTACTTGCCATTTTCAACATTGGTAATTGTTAGTCTTAACGAAAGCTATTATTAGGCAATCTACAATTGGATCTTTGTTTGCTAAAACGCATTTACATGTACCAAATCAAGCTTGCATATAGCTGTTGGAAATTTGGATATTTGGTTGATGTGTTTTATTAGTACTAGGTAGGTAGAATGAACCCAGTAGCAGCCTAGCAGAGACCAACAAATCCCATGTTATTGTCATTAGTTTTTCGAGGAAAATGATAAAGAAGTCGTTTAGTGGGAAAAGCCAGCACCAAGAGTTTGAAACCTTGCACTGACTTGGATAGTTTTGGTATAAGTATAGATTATAGCAACAAACTTTTAGGGATGTGATATGGTGCATTTTTTAGATGTTTGCCAAGAAAAATAAGATCTGTAAGGCTTTGTAAATCAAGAAATCATAAAAGGTAAACTAGAAGAATATAAAAGTAAACCTTGGGTTCCTTAGGCATTAAACATCAGGCTTGATTGTGTGCCACATAACCAGAAGGTAGCAGTTCTTTTTATGAAAGAAagcaatatataaaattttattgtgtTGTTGACTATGGTATTGATACAGATTATTCATGGTCCCCAAGAAGGACCTTGAGCACACATGGCGGGTCTTCCTCTCCTAATAGGGTTGATTCTATATCTAAAGTGACATTACTAAGATTCGAATCTTGGGTCACTTAGTTAAGAGAGCCAAGTTACTACTATTTGTGCCAAGCATTGGGGGTAAAACAATATAGATATTTAAGTAGACATTCAATGACTGGGACTGCCCCCCAAAGAAAGCCTCCAATGACTAACCCCATCGTGGCTTTTCCTTGAAAATtggcataaattattgattggAGTTAACTCTTATTTGTAGGTTCCAGTCAGAGTTGCGGGAGGGCTGTTATTTGAGCTACTGGGACAATCAGCTGGTGATCCTTTTGTTGAAGAAGATGACATTCCAATTGTTCTTAGGTCTTGGCAAGCACAAAACTTCCTTGTAACTGTAATGCATGTAAAAGGATCCGTGTCAAGGATAAATGCTTTAGGCATAACAGAAGTTCAGGTTGGTTTTGCTCTCTGGCCTCTGTTTacacattaatattattttgaaagcTGTAATTCATTCATATGGCAGGAGCTTCTCTCAGCTGGTGGGTATAATGTGCCGAGAACAGTGCATGAAGTTATAGCACTTCTTGCTTGCCGCCTCTCTCGTTGGGATGATAGGTAATGCCACCatttttcttattattctttTGATTCGTAAAAAATGGATTTTCCTTCATATTTGATGCTAGTAAAGCTCACACGAAACAATATGTTAGAAACCAGTAAAACCTCCGAATTTGTTTCCTGGCTCTTCACAGTGTGTTTGGATTTTGTTTTGGGACCTTTGCATTACTTTTACACACCCAAAATTGATTCTTTATTCTAGTCATCTGGAACTCTGGATGCTTCTAAAAGCATCTCCTAATTATGggaaacaagaaagaaaaataaaaaatcagtcAGAAGTAGGTTAGGTCTTGCTTCTAGTTATGCTGAATTTTGCTGTTAATTACTTTAGATTTGTTGACTTTTACACCTCATACTTGTTTATATGGAGCATTTTGTTTCCTTAGGAATGTCCTAAAGATGGACAATGTACCTCATGCTTGCATTGATCTTCCAGCACACTCTTTCTTCCAATTGCATTTTATGTAAACTTCAATTCGTGTTACTTTGGTTTGacatttttatttactttttcagATTATTCCGTAAATCTATATTTGGGGCGGCAGATGAGATTGAATTGAAGTTTATGAACAGGTTCTTAAATATGCAGTGTGTGTGAATTCAAGTCACTCCATTCCAGTCCAATAAACTGTCTTGCACTAACTTGTCAGTTTTCTCTTTGACTAGGAGAAACCATGAAGATTTGAATCTTTTCATCTTAATCTTAAATCAAGAAATCAGAAAGTTATCAACACAGGTATGTTCAAAAGATATATATCCTTAGACAACATGCTGATTTCATGATTTGGATGGAAATGCATTTTTGTGTGATTATTAATTGGTTGTAGTTGAAAGGTTGATTTCTCCGTTGCAGGTTTAGTAGTTCACATAACCAATAAAAGAGTACTTAATATTAGATTATACATGAACTGTATGTTTAAACTAGACAACACTAGGTTATATTTATACTTCTCAATGTTGATTACAAGCAATGTATTTTTTAAGTGACCTTTGAGCATTGACTAAGGAATTAAAAGCAGTAAGTTTTCATGGAAAGATGTTAACAAATACCAGATCATTCTAACAATTATTTTGGAAGAGATTCAAATTCTTATGCATAATTTGAACCAAACATGCTTGAAAGTAGTTTGATTTAGACTTGGCTTTTTACAACATTCGTGTTTCCTTGCAGGTTATCAGAGTGAAGTGGTCACTCCATGCAAGAGAAGAGATTGTATTCGAGCTTCTCCAACATCTAAAAGGAAAGGGAGCAAGAAGCCTGCTAGAGGGAATAAACAAGAGCACACGACAAATGATCGAGGAGCAAGAAGCAGTTCGTGGCCGCTTGTTTACCATTCAAGATGTCATGCAAAGCACTGTTCGAGCTTGGTTACAGGTATCAATGCTTCATAACTTTCATTTAGAACACTTTTCTTACTTTCAGATAGTAGCTAGAACAACTATATATTGCTCACCCTAGATTTTTACATGACAATTATCTTGCCTCTGCTGAATATTTATCCAGGATAAAAGCCTTCGGGTAACCCATAATTTAGCTGTATTTGGTGGTGTTAGTGTTATCCTCACCATCGTTACTGGGTTATTTGGGATCAACGTTGATGGGATACCTGGGGCAGAAAGTACACCATATGCATTTGGTGTTTTTACAGCCATCCTTGTCTTCATTGGAGTAGTGCTGATTGCAGTTGGCATGGTTTACCTTGGACTGAAAAAACCCGTTGCTGAAGAACAGGTTGAAGTTAGGAAGCTTGAGCTGCAAGAATTTGTGAAGATATTTCAGCATGAAGCAGAGACTCATGCCCAAGTCAGGAAAAACATTTCTCCCAAAAACTTGCCCCCTACTGCTGGTGATGCTTTCCGTAGTGGTGCGGATTATCTTGACATACAATAGAGATACTAATACTATAATTGTCCAAGGATTGCTCAACATCAATTACTTTTAGTGTTAAGGCTGTTTCAAGCTTCAAGTTAAAGCATGAATGGAAAAGCATTTCTCTTTTTGCTTATTCACATGCTTTGCTGAGTGTGGAGGAACCCTCAACCGTTGCCAGACTTTTGCAGGTCTCCGTTTCAAACAAAGCCAAAATTCATATAAACTTATAATACATTCAATAAGAACTCAGATGTGATACCTGAATTTACAAACGGGTTCCAATTTAATGTACATATAGAAGAGTTTCTCTTCAAATATCAAAGTGAAAGATTTGATACTAGCGAAACTAAAAAATTTCTAGTTCTACTACGTTGAAGTGGAATTTGTAACTTTATACTACCTATATTCTTTAAGTAGAATTACGTTGAAGGAACAGTTGCTAGTTGTTCAATTCATCAAAATCAGGCCTATTTGAATTGGTTTCTAACTTAAGAGAGCTTTTAAAGTGAATAAATGATTTGATTTATAAAAACACTTTTGCTACAGAATTTATTGgaaaattatatacaaaagtTTCTGAGAAAATTCAGAtctgtaaattaattttaactcaaacggttttatttataatacttATCCTTTTACACATCTTCCACTATAAATATTTAGAGAAGTTTATTCAATGTGACTCGTGTTCTAAATATTTCCGTTCATTAGTTTCAAGTGTAGTGAATTTTCTGCGAACTAAAATCTTGTGCAAGCATCAGGAGTTTGTACCCAGTgagatttttcttttttccgGAAAATTATTTAACATGGCAAATAACGTTTGCAGTATCAatttaatataaacaaataatttcAGAGGGAAAGTTGTATGCTTTTGAGCTAAAGTATAAAAATTTGGAATTAGTATGTAATAAAATAGATTCTCATGAAACTTAAAACATACGCAGCATGCCTCTATTCTGAAATTTAATGGGTAACTACATAAACAAACACAAGAAAAGTTGTGCCAAAATATCCTGTATTCGCATGCCAAGTAACATTATCTTCAAGGTTCGACTGTTCGAGAATGGAGATGTTCTTA
Proteins encoded in this region:
- the LOC137832069 gene encoding uncharacterized protein, producing MSDAEVQLYSAGTMKKADHGRDPNHGSNLWTDGLICAFEYVRGQNRTAKSRSNTIDRVEVNRQQHSKISDGLKEASSLRPNENKLPDFSSVNVSRDGFFGASDDDKAGQYSKHDGGHWVPIGWARIFELVQTVQVDAVWSSHQFVFEDSEDDFTAADLAAPYWERPAGPIWWCNVSAGHPTVEAWLNNAQWLHPAVSLALRDESRLISDRMKHLFYEVPVRVAGGLLFELLGQSAGDPFVEEDDIPIVLRSWQAQNFLVTVMHVKGSVSRINALGITEVQELLSAGGYNVPRTVHEVIALLACRLSRWDDRLFRKSIFGAADEIELKFMNRRNHEDLNLFILILNQEIRKLSTQVIRVKWSLHAREEIVFELLQHLKGKGARSLLEGINKSTRQMIEEQEAVRGRLFTIQDVMQSTVRAWLQDKSLRVTHNLAVFGGVSVILTIVTGLFGINVDGIPGAESTPYAFGVFTAILVFIGVVLIAVGMVYLGLKKPVAEEQVEVRKLELQEFVKIFQHEAETHAQVRKNISPKNLPPTAGDAFRSGADYLDIQ